A single region of the Zootoca vivipara chromosome 2, rZooViv1.1, whole genome shotgun sequence genome encodes:
- the FGF1 gene encoding fibroblast growth factor 1 isoform X1: MAEGEITTFTALTEKFDLPMGNYKKPKLLYCSNGGHFLRILPDGKVDGTMDRNDQHIQLLLSAENLGEVYIKSTESGHYLAMDANGRLYGSQLPAEECLFLERMEENHYNTYTSKMHADKNWFVGLKKNGKSKLGPRTHYGQKAILFLPLPVSPD, encoded by the exons ATGGCTGAAGGGGAAATCACAACGTTCACAGCTCTGACGGAGAAGTTTGATCTCCCAATGGGGAATTACAAGAAGCCCAAACTCCTCTACTGCAGCAACGGAGGCCATTTCTTGAGGATACTTCCTGATGGCAAAGTGGATGGTACAATGGATCGAAATGACCAACACA TTCAACTGCTGCTAAGTGCGGAAAATTTGGGTGAGGTGTACATAAAGAGCACAGAGTCTGGGCACTACTTAGCCATGGATGCCAATGGCCGTTTATATGGCTCG cAGTTGCCAGCGGAAGAGTGTTTGTTCCTGGAGAGGATGGAAGAAAACCATTACAATACCTACACATCAAAGATGCATGCAGATAAAAACTGGTTTGTCGGCCTGAAGAAGAATGGGAAAAGCAAACTGGGACCACGGACTCATTATGGTCAAAAGGCAatcctcttccttcccctgccAGTTTCACCCGATTAG
- the FGF1 gene encoding fibroblast growth factor 1 isoform X2 produces the protein MAEGEITTFTALTEKFDLPMGNYKKPKLLYCSNGGHFLRILPDGKVDGTMDRNDQHIQLLLSAENLGEVYIKSTESGHYLAMDANGRLYGSLPAEECLFLERMEENHYNTYTSKMHADKNWFVGLKKNGKSKLGPRTHYGQKAILFLPLPVSPD, from the exons ATGGCTGAAGGGGAAATCACAACGTTCACAGCTCTGACGGAGAAGTTTGATCTCCCAATGGGGAATTACAAGAAGCCCAAACTCCTCTACTGCAGCAACGGAGGCCATTTCTTGAGGATACTTCCTGATGGCAAAGTGGATGGTACAATGGATCGAAATGACCAACACA TTCAACTGCTGCTAAGTGCGGAAAATTTGGGTGAGGTGTACATAAAGAGCACAGAGTCTGGGCACTACTTAGCCATGGATGCCAATGGCCGTTTATATGGCTCG TTGCCAGCGGAAGAGTGTTTGTTCCTGGAGAGGATGGAAGAAAACCATTACAATACCTACACATCAAAGATGCATGCAGATAAAAACTGGTTTGTCGGCCTGAAGAAGAATGGGAAAAGCAAACTGGGACCACGGACTCATTATGGTCAAAAGGCAatcctcttccttcccctgccAGTTTCACCCGATTAG